atataaatatacctgaaataaaaattaccaaaCAATGTATTGTTGAGAGTTGAGACGCACACCTTATATTACATAATATGGagcctaaaaataataaaaattaaacagaaCCTCTGGCAGCATCTCTTTTAGTCACACAATTGCCACCGATTCTTATCCGTCTCTAGACATACGACATGTATATACGTTGATAATGCCCGTGATCCACAAGGTGCCTACTGCAGTACAAGGGGTAAATATTCTAATAATATCGAGGGTTGCATTAAGAAACAGGAATTACAACTTTACAACCTTgactgtatttttatttttttattcagtagTTCACATGTAAGTTCAGTTTCTATGCAACATTTAGTAAGATTATACCCTTAAGTCTTAACTTATTCCCTCAAATATCTTTTACAATACAGCAGTTGACAATTGATgtcattgtaataaatttttttttatttttatattttaaatgtaaggtaaaataaaaaaaattaattgttatcaaAAATGTGGTGTAATGGTTCATTTTACccgacttaattttttttatttttataatttaaaattttaaatgtggggtaaaataaaaaaaaataatttttttgtgatggtccattttgcccgacttaatttttatttaaaaaaaaaatttgtaacatGAAAAGTTTGTCCCATGATTGGgccattttgaattaatttcaaactaaaaattttttgaaaatcgtcgggtacaaaaataaaataacagacaattataaattaatttctttcgTACGCATCACGATAAATCagtcaaaaaaaacaaaattaactcgaagaattttttttccacaacaCACATAACATGTGACGTGTGTGTATGAGTGAGCTGCACGCGTGGGCGATGCCACGGCACGCGACACGACCGTTACATCGAGTACACCCGAGGGGTGCGTGAAGAGGGAGAGAAGAACGTCAGCAGAGGTCTACACACTGAGAGTGGGGATACCGTGCGCGCACGTCGCTACACTCAAGCTCACAAGAGCGAGTGAGCGAACCAgcacaacaacaacaacacaGACACGCTGGAGTGAGAAAAGTGAATGTTACCGGGGGACATGTCAGTGGggatgaaattttcaaaaaaagtaggggtctataaatttcagtataaatattttttattttaaataaaatttttttttctatggaaAATTTCTTCTGGGGGGAAAAATTTAGGGTGATGAAATTCGGGGTAAAATGGGTATATCTAACCCAGCATCTGTCTCACAAGACATGACACACGCGGAACAATCACAGAGATCaggtatatatacatatatgtgtatatatatatatgtagactGAGAGCGAGAgagagttgaaaaaaaaaagaggaaacTATAGAACGGGGATGTAACAGTGAACAGATGCGGTAAAGCTGATTGGTCATTGGCCCGCGACCGAGTAAATCTTATTGGCGTTGAATGTAAGGCCCATGGGCCTACATTGGTTGTACAGCACGTGCGGGCCACCTGCAGCAACTGAGTGGGGAGAATCGTCTATATAAGGCCCTGCGCGTCGCCCCTACTAGTCAGAATCCGGCCGTCAGCCGTACCGACAACTTCGTAGGGTCGAAATATACCTTTTCccttttttccttttatataATAAGTCAGTACTATTATTCCTACACAACTATTTCGGTTATTCGTTGTAACATAAGTGAATAATCAACTACACTATttgtgttatttattattgtgcATTTACGGATTACATTTATTTGTGcagtgtttttttaataattgttgtCCTCCATCATTTGGATTACCAGGAggtcaacaaatttttaattactgacagacattttattttaaaaataagaaaaaaaaaactattgcaAAATGCTTGTCGAAGAAATGCCGCGTAGTTTTGTGAAAAAGAACAACAGTTACAGCCACTGTCCGTTGAAAAAACGGCCAGTCCATGTGCTGTATGAGGAAGTTCCCGAATCTGTCAAAggtaaatttctaaatttttttaaaaattttctcagaaaattccaacaaaattttcataaaaaaaaaaaaaattttcaaagcaataaaactaataaaatattttatttgtgttTACAGACGAAATCATCGACGTAGTGACAGACGACATCCCAGAGCCAGAAAACTTGAGCACAAAACCAGAAGATCTGAGTCTCACGGCTGAAAAATTGAGACCACGTTCACTATCACGGTCACCGTCACCCTGTGCCAAAGTACCCCGTCATTCAATCGACCAGTGTTCACCGCTACGTGTGACAGCAATCCAGTCTCTCCAACCAACAGCAATTCACCATCAGTTACATTATCCATCAAAACCAATAACTCCGCCCGTTGGCATCGCGCCAGTGAATCAAATCGTCAAGAAAGAACGAGTCGAAGTGATCCAACACGACGGCGGTTCATCGTCATCAGCATTGTCACCAATAAATTACTTGGCGACAAAAACACCATTGGAACCATTGAATCTCAATACACCAGTAGAACCAGTCGCTCACTACGCGACACCAGCTTGGACCCGGGCTCCACTTTATCCGCCCCATTACTTGCCGTACTCACCAGCTTACCGTTTTCCCCAGCATCCGACTGGTGAACTCTACCCGTCATATCCTCTGGCAGGATATCATCCACACTCGTCACCAGAGCATGCATCGCTTTCACCGCCACCTCATCATGCATCATTGACATGTCCGACAATACAGAGACCAATTCCTCGTAATTACTGGCCGGCATCAAGTCCAGATCATTGCACTCTATCGCCAACAAGTACAATGAGCTACGGTCCACTTCGATCACCTCCACCAGTGACACCCGAAGATTTATCATCTCCTGGAAGTGACAGTGGTCGTTCAAGTGCCGGTTCAACATCAGCCGGGTCAACAATTCTGATGAAAATGGACTCGGCATCTCAAAATATCGTCGGAACACCATCAGCAGCATCAACAGTTTCAACAAATTCGTCATCGTCACCCCGATACCAATGTCCTGATTGTGGCAAATCGTATTCTACTTACAGTGGACTATCAAAACATCAACAATTTCATTGTGCTGCTGCTGAAGgtcaaactaaaaaatcatTCTCGTGTAAATACTGCGAAAAAGTTTACGTCAGTCTTGGTGCACTGAAAATGCACATAAGAACGCACACGTTACCGTGCAAGTGTCATCTGTGCGGAAAAGCATTTTCACGTCCCTGGTTACTACAGGGTCATATTAGAACACATACTGGTGAAAAACCATTCAGTTGTCAACATTGCAATCGTGCATTTGCTGACCGCAGTAATTTACGCGCACATTTACAAACACACAGCgatgtcaaaaaatattcGTGTAGTTCGTGCAGTAAAACATTCAGCAGAATGTCACTTTTGACGAAACATCAAGAAGGCGGCTGTCCTGGTATCAATGTACCTATTGGTtacaattgttaatttaactcacacatatattatatgtacatatatatcgtCTTTCGTGCATTCCACTTTTgtaataagtaatttaaaaattaatatttatgataattaatacagattattaatatatataatagacatatatatttatatatatgtagaataAGTGCCTTAATTTTTGAGACGACAGACTGTTTTTGTGAGTACAAACAACAATTGCGCGtgaacaattataataattaggtTTTTTTCGgagttttctttatttatatttattcatttttttcgggtttttattaattattattattactattttttttgacactgAAATCAGCCGTCTAATAGCTTTTGGAtgcttttaaaaatgataaattgagaaaaaaaaaaatattcaaaaaaatgcacctatagatttttcaattttctatatgtgcatttttttagtttttttttttttttaattaaaaagtccaaaaatagttaattgtctgctgacttcggggtcataatttttttataaatcaaaatttgtgttttttcGTTTTGTACTTAGGGTAAACGTGTGtgcctttatatttttttaaagtaattgcCATATCTTGCTAATCACGCGTGCGTctttgatttctttttttttttgccagaGAGAAACCGCTTGATGCGGTACCGTGAAACTTTAgtgccattttttattttcatggttattttttatgacaattcgagatttgataacttttttttttgaaaaattcatcgGATTTTTCTAATGCGTCCTaatgccattttttatattttatgtaactTTTAAGCGCTTgataatttatagattttttttttgcattaagaGTAATTatgtgtaaataattaatgataattgactttaattattttaaagcaaaaaatagtgaaaaaaagaaaaataaaaaaaatttaatacgctgacaaaaaatacttttgataattaatttcttcgctccgatttttcgataaatcgtTTGAGTTgtaagacaaaattttttatttttcaattgtcggttgtattgttttttttttttttttattttcatacaaaTATTTGAACAAACTAGTCATtgtataaaacaaaaaattaaaaattattgagtgTATAAACGAGAGGGGgagagataaatattttttatgaaatccaATTTCATATTGAGAgctctcaatatttttttttttacacaaattttgATGTTCGAAATTAGGACCAACATATAAAttatgtgtaaaaaaaataataaagaaatataatataattgcGAGACTCAGGGCGAGTACcatattttataagattttgtatagaaatttttctaaaattaaattttatataaaaaaaacaaatatcttttataaatagatatatttaaatattttataaaacaaataaataaatttttaaagataatttaaattactgtttttttgaatttatttattatttaagtttatcCTTTATCCATTTCCttgccatttatttattaattacttttaattagtcattaatttaatttttaattaagaatATGACGGTAagtacatttatatttttttacatgttcaaattttgaggtaaaattaaaaaattattaaaacatttttttttttatcaaaccgGAAGTTAATTTGatcagttaattaaaaaaaaaatttacgaaatttgttacttttaaattctgtaTGAATACATGTTTTGTCCGTcggttataaaaattcaaaattattttatttattaatttttttgaattccaaTAGAAGCGAAAAAAACTTTCGAatcttaattaattgaataaataaaaaatataattattgatatttgaataaatataacacgtaaaaaaatttaaattcgaaaaacaaaatttaggTCTTAGATCTAAAATTTGGAGTAGATCTCAGAAGATCTCTGATGTTTTCGGCAGATCGTCGATGATTCTAGATCTCGCCAGATTTTCAAagatttcataataaaatcaatgaagATTTTCCGCAGATCGACAAGAATACGCACCAATCTTTCTTAGAGCTAGAAAAGTCACGAGAGATCTCCAACAAATTCCGTGgatcacttaaaaaaaaaaaaaaaaaaaaaaaaaaaaaaaaaaaaaaaacagaaactATCAGATCTAACTCTTTGGATATCtgctaaaaatttcagagaTCTAATTCATAGAAAAATCAGATCTTAATTGATCTACTGTAGATCTATAATTGGAATAGATCTCAGAAAACATTTGATGACTTCAGCCGAACGTCAATGATTTTAGACCTATGGTGATCTCCAAAGATCTCGAGCTACTAAGATCTACGTAGATCGATAAGTAAcaaacatcaatttttttattagggCTACGGAGCTCGCCGGAGATGTCCGACCAGTTTTCCACAAATTCTCGTAGatctcttgaaaaaaaaagccgGGGTAACTACACAGAAAACGAGATTTCTTGacacaagaaatattttgcactatgaattgaaagaaaaaattttcctaggACTagaaagaatttcttggcgcaagaaattcctctaaagaaattttttgtttcaatttataatgcaaaatattttttagggcaaccaaaaatttttttgaaacgagtaaaaaaattttttgtgccaaaaaatccttttttttcagtttttgagATCTGCTGGAAGTAACGTAGATTTGATTTCTAAAAAATCAGATCTCCTTAGATCTTATGTGGTTCTCAATTATTTATCCCCGGGAGATCaaacacaaaattaaaaaaaaacattcactATACATATACAGTAGTcatcataattaaatacttaaatattGGAGTTGAACACAACAAAGGACAAAGGGTTCGTAAGTGTAGCAATTGTGACAAGCGTCCATATGGGCATTTATGTCACTATATAAATCTCAAACGAGATGAAATATTGTGTATTGATGTGATAGTTCGCATAAAAGGGGGGCATTAAATCCCCGGGGACATTCACTAGTTTTGTGTTCGCCGAAATCTGTCATCAcatcaacaatttaattaactatttactcaaataatttatttatttaaaaataaaattagcgTCTTTAAACTGTAAGGCTAATTTGCATATTTTGTCCATTCAAGTCCAAGTCTGGTTTGCTGGTCAGCCATTCATTCACTCCCGTTGTTCTGGTACAGAACGACAGGTGTTTGTCGCTTCAATGACAATTTAATACAGCAGTTTTTACCCTGGGCTAAAATTCAATGCAATATTGTAAGCAACTTGAGGTAACGAGACAGATAGAGAGGCATATAGATGTCGTGTCTTTGTTTAAAGTGCTTTTATGAAGAGTTTTAAAAACCAGGCGTGATCGAACAGGTGCGTCCTCTTGCTATTCTTAGACATATTTCTGCTCTCGCTCTTTACTTTTAAAAGTAAAGGCTATTCTTTTCACTAGTTTTTATATTATGCGGGGGTATACAATGTTCTAGGGTGacaaagaatatatatatagatattcaTATATATCCTATGCAGTTTGTAAACTGTAGTGTATTCAAACCTCAACAAATTCCAACAAAACTTCATATATGCCGGAAactttaaagaatttttttttcccactttaggtaaatttttttttactagaaaaaatttattttactcttcCTTGGtgtcgatattttttattttcatggaattaaatttatttaataaaattatttaaggcACCGAATATTGGCACCTTATTTTTGGAAATAGAAgttgaagaaaaatatttggttttaaaatttaattgttgtatgtataaatatatgtgtatatatgtttaaaatttgatGAGATTGAAAATGAGAGGTGTGTTGTTAAACGATACACTTGAATGTTGACGTGACCGAAGATCGTGATATCACGTGATGATCGGTCACGGCTCATCTCAAATAATACCTAGTCCAGTCGATGCGcacgaaaaaatggtcaaagatcattttttcggtgggtaaagatcgattttgaaaaatttttttttcaaaatactagaaaaaatataaggaaaaaagttaccataaatttgaagggtgatctttttttttttataaaaaaattagatgtaaaatgaaatatctctaaaagtattgagaagttatcgagacaaactggtatcattgtttttgggatttaataacgaacaaaatgaattttgaacgaagtctctacgacgaatagttgctgagataaaaattattaaagcgcgaaaaacgaaaaagcgcGTCATTTCGTTCGCGCGCGGATAAACAAAAGAGTGTAACTcggcagcaaatcgatatttaaacaatttttttttattattctcttagtaaatcatatatcaaccataaaaaaatttggtaacttccaaaaaaattttttcgaattttaaatttaaaaaaagtaaaaatcactttttgttaaataaaaaatagaaaaaatgaaaaataaataaaatgacctaatggataattttgtttaaactaTTACCCATATAATTACGGAtaatgacagttaaaaaaaatttttttttcataaaaaaaccggttttgaaaattttttaaatttatcaacaattaaaaaaaaaaaaaagtttttttttgatacgacagaaattcatctcgcgaaattctgaatcgaatggtatatacgaatttttgtcgatttttcgaaatttttcctttataattttcaatacaaggacttagaaaaatttcttgctacgggactttaaaaaaataggacTTCGGATATCTTCGGGAATTGCTAGAGAGAGAAAGTAGTCGTTATCCGTTAGAAAACGACACTACGTCTTATGCCTACTTTCTCTCTCTAGCAATTCCCGAAGATATCCGAAgtcctatttttttaaagtcccgtagcaagaaatttttctaagtccttgtattgaaaattataaaggaaaaatttcgaaaaatcgacaaaaattcgtatataccattcgattcagaatttcgcgagatgaatttctgtcgtatcaaaaaaaaaactttttttttttttttaattgttgataaatttaaaaaattttcaaaaccggtttttttatgaaaaaaaaattttttttaactgtcattacCCGTAATTATTTGGGTAAtggtttaaacaaaattatccattaggtctttttatttatttttcattttttctattttttatttaacaaaaagtgatttttactttttttaaatttaaaattcgacaaaatttttttggaagttaccaaatttttttatggttgatatatgatttactaagagaataataaaaaaaaattgttaaaatatcgatttgctgccgAGTTACACTCTTTTGTTTATCCGCGCGCGAACGAAATGACgcgctttttcgtttttcgcgctttaataatttttatctcagcaactattcgtcgtagagacttcgttcaaaattcattttgttcgttattaaatcccaaaaacaatgataccagtttgtctcgataacttctcaatacttttagagatatttcattttacatctaatttttttataaaaaaaaaaagatcaccctccaaatttatggtaacttttttccttatattttttctagtattttgaaaaaaaaatttttcaaaatcgatctttacccaccgaaaaaatgatctttgaccattttttcgtgCGCATCGACTGGACTATACCAGCGCTGCAGTTGAGAGGCGGATGCTCTTGATGGCTTTAATGCTACCGATATacttattatgtatatatatatatttatatacatatatatattttttttactacctCAGTTGATAATGTCATGATTCGTGATAAAATTGAACAATTCACAAGCCATTATAAATaatgcaacatatatatctacatatatttaatgttgcttaaactggaaaaaaaaaacctaatcGTGGCAAGATGGGCCGggctcaaaaataattttttttaaaaagtccaAATTTTAAGAGCCTAGtccaaatcaaaaattttcttcagcgATTTctatattaatgaaaaaaattatgtggcTCATCTTAcccataatttaatttataaaaaatttgtatcccccgccataaatataatttatatataaaataataaatataataattaaataaataagtaaaaaaaaaaaaaaaaatagtatattatcgataatgatttgaaataaaaatgtatagtgTAGTAAGTAGTAACGAGACAGTGAAAGGAATTGCaagtacatatatttatgataatgaaTGTTACACCTGAGTTCGTAGAAATATCGGCAGTGTAATAAAGTGTAGGTGTCATTCCCGATGCTTCGAGTGCGGTCCGGACTAACGGTTGCGAATATATTCCTTatacaacatatatatatatatatatatattgaataaacTGAAGTTGTAGTGTATGTTGGTGGTCCTCTTCATGCTTCTTCGTCTTTTATTCTTATagttatttaacttttttttttttctttaattttttttttcttgacaaCAGTACCTACTACCGATCGTTGATCTCGATCTCGGCGCACGCTCAGCTAAAGCTTACGGACTGCAATTTAGCCTCGACACCAACTAAACCACATGTGGCTGTGACACACTCGACACTTTGACTCGCGTTAGAGAGTCACGGGTGTTGATAGTCGAGCTCCGATGCTTACTAGGAATTCCAATTTGATCGCTATCAAATATATACCACCTACTGTACATTAACACACTAACTAAACTATAACTTTAACTCTGACtctattgataattaattaaataattattttcatttaataaatatattctgCGGTCTCTTAAATCAGAGCGATttcgaaaagaaaaaaaatagtgaatgGGTCATTAGTCTGGGGAACGAGGGACCAAACAATCTCAGGAATGGGCTTAAATGAAATTCTACAatgaatgaaatatatatatatatatatatatatatatatatatatatatatgaagaaaaaaaaagaatagcAACCTGTTACCCCCAACACATTTTTTAGGTTCTTTAAGGCGTAACAGATGGCCGACATGACACACGACACCTGCTAATTTTCATAAGACTTATTGTTACTTTACAccaattttgataattaaaatatatgtatatatcatGAATATACtacttaataatatattgtatataattactgTCAAAATAatccactttttttttttaattgagtgACAAAAGAAACCGAGAGAAAATTAGTCACTCGAAATTttgtacaaattttttttttaacgatatcattaaatttattagtgataTTAAGTGCCTGGGGTATGATGggtcatttgaaaaatttgggaaagatgaaaaagtattaatttttttgaaaattaaatgacgTGGAAACTGAAAGAAAATTAGTCGCTCGAAATTTTgtacaaaattgtttttttttttaacgatttcATGAAATTGATGAGCAACATGAAATACTTGAGGCATAATGAGCCATTGAAGAATTTTggggagaataaaaaaattatgaaatttttttaaaaattaagtgacaGAAATCAGAAAGAAAATCAGTcgtttgaaattttgagccaaattatttttttaatgatttcagaaaatttattggtaaCATGAAGTACTCGGGGCATAATTGGCTAttaagaaaattggaaaagacaaaaaagtatggaaatttttttgaaaatcgagtgACATCGAGACCGAGATAAAATCAGTCGCTCGAAATTTTgtacaaaattgtttttttttaacgatttcATGAAATTGATGAGCAATATGAAATACTTGGGGCGTAATGAGCCATTGAAGAATTTTggggagaataaaaaaattatgaaatttttttaaaaattaagtgacaGAAATCAGAAAGAAAATCCGTTGTTCGAAATTTTGagccaaattatttttttaatgatttcagaaaatttattggtaaCATAAAATACTCGGGGCATAATTGGCTATTAAAGAAAATTGGAAAAGACacaaaagtatgaaaatttttttttttatggaactaaaaattttagagaacAAGTGCATTAGTAATTTCCATGTACCAATTTTAAACTCCTCACGGATGATAAGTGCTATCTTTCAACTTTTAATATGgagatttatatattttaatataagtaAATGTCAAATTATAGGAGAAACTAGAAATagcgtaataaaaatattggaaaTGTGGCGATTATTGTAATATATtcttatttaatgttttttatttacttacaatcacccacataaaaatttttaattcaaatcttTCAGAAATAATTCGcaaacttataaaaatataattatattcaaatattcaagTAATTTAACACGTCGCctctgaatttattaaaaataaaatataataatctaTTGAATTACTCAAATCTAATGAATATCGAATACCGAGTAATAGTGCGTCAATTCAAGTCAcacaaaattccaaaaatttcttttaaataatttaattcaaatttcgcaaaaaaatcatctattcaaatttttttcccgccattgaaaattaatttcaaatatttactatcaattttacagttatttaattaaaaaaaaaattacttatgttCAAACccgttattaaaaaaacaaaattattaccCCCCTCCCCTCCCCATCTTGTTTTAGGTTGaggttaaacaaaaatattaaatttaattattaccaacaaataataatattttttttaaaaataaatattattgttgttgtttaaaaataaatataagcccAGTAATTTGTTGAGATTAATCAGCGTCGGAATTAATTAGTTCCCGTGGGCTGTGCAGTAAAATGCCTTAAGTTGTTTTAACTGATGATTGATATAAAGACATTTGTTCTGGATGACATGAGGGTGTCGTAAACTTATTCCCTTTATGTTTATACGcacacacaatatttttttatttaggtaACCTAAAAATctctgtatatatgtatgtgtaaaaatatatgtgtatatacatTACATGAAAACAAAGCAAAAAATATGTGTACAAGGTTGTAATACTCTACAGTATCATGAATTCATGCATAATTCAATGGATTGATAACTCGAGATATTTAAAGCTCagacatttttatatataaatgtataaatatatgcataagtttatatgtataaaagCATTGAGAGCCATTATGAGTATCATTAACCTCAAGctggagaaaaaataatcaagtaaTGGCGATTTTTACGCGCTAATAAATACATAGTCCGGCCAATTTAGATACTGAGTACAGGACTCACATCTCCGGTCTGATTTAAGTGCAGTACCCATCTTCCACTTCTCTTACAAATCCCGTTTAAtggattttaaattcacaaattttttttaataattgacaaaaaaaatg
This window of the Microplitis mediator isolate UGA2020A chromosome 8, iyMicMedi2.1, whole genome shotgun sequence genome carries:
- the LOC130672719 gene encoding protein escargot-like: MLVEEMPRSFVKKNNSYSHCPLKKRPVHVLYEEVPESVKDEIIDVVTDDIPEPENLSTKPEDLSLTAEKLRPRSLSRSPSPCAKVPRHSIDQCSPLRVTAIQSLQPTAIHHQLHYPSKPITPPVGIAPVNQIVKKERVEVIQHDGGSSSSALSPINYLATKTPLEPLNLNTPVEPVAHYATPAWTRAPLYPPHYLPYSPAYRFPQHPTGELYPSYPLAGYHPHSSPEHASLSPPPHHASLTCPTIQRPIPRNYWPASSPDHCTLSPTSTMSYGPLRSPPPVTPEDLSSPGSDSGRSSAGSTSAGSTILMKMDSASQNIVGTPSAASTVSTNSSSSPRYQCPDCGKSYSTYSGLSKHQQFHCAAAEGQTKKSFSCKYCEKVYVSLGALKMHIRTHTLPCKCHLCGKAFSRPWLLQGHIRTHTGEKPFSCQHCNRAFADRSNLRAHLQTHSDVKKYSCSSCSKTFSRMSLLTKHQEGGCPGINVPIGYNC